In Acropora palmata chromosome 7, jaAcrPala1.3, whole genome shotgun sequence, one genomic interval encodes:
- the LOC141887027 gene encoding uncharacterized protein LOC141887027, producing MSHHNCCVPHCTNSFRNAPYLQYYRIPKDPDVRKKYVVLIRNETLKVNSESTRICSAHFDGGEKLSRTHLPSIFPWTKQMVARRELKRVSFEETQKIEQTKKRKTPLTELPLDALCQQSKENFSVDDTSTSVEIQTSLTGDLLNNLHDSLRTREQEIAKLKEEIHRLEKENKNIKEMNSKFQQEMKSLKHALDNNRFDIDQYKDKDDDISFYTGFPDYKTLILCYKTVEQSARNISYEHKRTTLDSNVGRPRVLTKFQEFILVMLRLRLGLFENDLAHRFKVCRSTVSKVVNAWIPFLRSEFEPLIAIPQREVLQYYMPESFKKLLPNVTVIVDCTEFEMERPSALDSQSACYSSYKSRTTMKSMLGITPSGVLCFVSDLFPGSTSDKEITVLSGFLEKLNHGDQVMADKGFNCQDELASVGATLVIPTFLDKKVQFSSKETNHNKVVASLRVHVERLMERIKNWHIFDCKIPITLAPIASDMLVVVSALTNFHPPLIN from the coding sequence atgTCGCACCATAACTGTTGTGTTCCACACTGCACAAATAGTTTCCGAAATGCACCTTACTTGCAATACTACAGAATTCCCAAAGACCCTGATGTGCGGAAAAAGTACGTAGTTCTTATTAGGAACGAAACGCTTAAAGTTAACTCTGAGAGCACACGGATTTGCTCGGCTCATTTTGATGGAGGAGAAAAACTTAGCAGGACGCACTTGCCTTCAATTTTTCCATGGACAAAACAAATGGTTGCACGTCGTGAGTTGAAGAGGGTCAGTTTCGAAGAAACGCAGAAAATAGAGCAgaccaagaaaagaaaaacgccGCTTACTGAATTACCACTGGATGCGCTCTGTCAACAgtcgaaagaaaattttagcGTTGACGACACAAGTACCAGTGTGGAAATACAAACGTCACTCACTGGAGACCTACTAAACAATTTACATGACAGCTTACGAACACGTGAACAAGAAATTGCGAAGCTAAAGGAAGAGATTCATAggttggaaaaagaaaataagaacatAAAGGAGATGAACAGCAAGTTtcaacaagaaatgaaaagcttGAAGCATGCTTTGGATAACAATAGGTTTGACATAGACCAGTATAAAGATAAAGATGATGATATTTCATTCTACACTGGCTTTCCTGATTACAAGACTCTGATTCTTTGTTACAAAACTGTAGAACAGTCTGCTAGAAACATTAGTTATGAACACAAAAGGACCACTCTGGACAGTAATGTTGGAAGGCCCAGAGTGCTTACTAAATTCCAAGAGTTTATCCTTGTTATGCTCCGCTTGAGGCTGggattgtttgaaaatgatctTGCTCATCGATTTAAGGTTTGTAGGAGCACTGTTTCTAAGGTTGTTAATGCTTGGATTCCATTTTTGAGGAGCGAATTTGAACCACTTATCGCCATCCCTCAAAGAGAAGTATTGCAATATTATATGCCTGAGAGTTTTAAGAAGCTACTGCCCAATGTGACTGTGATAGTTGATTGCACCGAATTTGAAATGGAAAGACCATCTGCTCTCGATTCACAATCTGCCTGTTATTCATCATATAAATCAAGAACCACCATGAAGTCAATGTTGGGCATAACTCCAAGTGGTGTTTTATGTTTTGTAAGTGACTTATTTCCTGGATCAACCTCAGACAAGGAAATAACTGTTCTCAGTGgttttttagaaaaactaaACCATGGTGACCAGGTAATGGCTGACAAAGGGTTTAATTGTCAAGATGAATTAGCTTCTGTTGGGGCAACCCTTGTTATACCAACATTTTTAGATAAAAAGGTGCAGTTTTccagcaaagaaacaaatcatAACAAGGTGGTTGCTAGCCTTAGGGTCCATGTGGAACGGCTAATGGAACGCATAAAGAATTGGCACATCTTTGACTGCAAGATACCAATTACTCTTGCACCTATTGCATCAGACATGCTTGTTGTGGTCTCTGCTCTCACAAATTTTCATCCCCCTCTTATAAATTAA